One Spiroplasma sp. NBRC 100390 DNA window includes the following coding sequences:
- the ilvA gene encoding threonine ammonia-lyase, which produces MEYDISREQIESTYNKIKNHIIKTPVIYATKLSNITDNDVYLKLENLQRAGSFKLRGALSKMMALEPATIKKGVVAASAGNHSQGVSFAANLLNVPATIVMPKTAPISKINATKNYGVEVILHGDFFDDANKKALEIAKAEDKVFVHAFNDLDVIIGQGTIAIEILEELKDVDYILVPIGGGGILSGIASYVKAVNPNCKLIGVQSQNVPSYYEARKTNKSFSVHGKLSIADGIAVKQTGDITFNILNKYVDDVILVSEAEIAETILFLFENCKIVAEGAGAVTTAAMLFNKLNVKNKKIVCVLSGGNIDVTTFLNITNRALINQRRRVILKIDAPLGEGHLTKITNVVDSHGVQIHKISDSQLENSLEINREIIRLVVDINIKAELANIVTDLENLGYTVMEKEFINLITK; this is translated from the coding sequence ATGGAATATGATATTTCAAGAGAACAAATTGAAAGTACATATAACAAAATTAAAAATCATATCATTAAAACTCCAGTAATTTATGCAACGAAATTAAGTAATATTACTGATAACGATGTCTATTTAAAATTAGAAAACTTACAACGTGCAGGCTCATTTAAATTACGGGGGGCCTTGTCAAAAATGATGGCTCTTGAGCCAGCAACAATTAAAAAGGGCGTTGTTGCGGCAAGCGCTGGAAATCATTCCCAAGGAGTTAGTTTTGCAGCTAATTTATTAAATGTTCCAGCAACAATTGTGATGCCAAAAACAGCTCCAATTAGTAAAATTAATGCAACTAAAAATTATGGTGTAGAAGTGATTTTGCATGGTGATTTTTTTGACGATGCCAATAAAAAAGCGTTAGAGATTGCAAAAGCAGAAGATAAAGTATTTGTCCATGCTTTTAATGATCTCGATGTTATTATTGGTCAGGGAACAATTGCAATAGAAATATTAGAAGAATTGAAAGATGTTGATTATATTCTCGTCCCAATTGGCGGGGGGGGAATTCTTTCAGGAATTGCAAGCTATGTCAAAGCTGTAAATCCCAATTGTAAATTAATCGGTGTGCAAAGTCAAAATGTTCCGAGTTATTATGAAGCAAGGAAAACCAATAAATCGTTTTCAGTTCACGGTAAATTATCAATTGCCGATGGGATTGCGGTTAAGCAAACTGGCGATATTACCTTTAATATTTTAAATAAATATGTTGATGATGTTATCCTTGTATCAGAAGCCGAAATTGCTGAAACAATTTTATTTTTGTTTGAAAATTGTAAAATTGTTGCTGAAGGAGCAGGAGCAGTAACAACTGCGGCAATGTTATTTAATAAATTAAATGTTAAAAATAAAAAAATTGTTTGTGTTTTATCAGGCGGAAATATTGATGTAACAACCTTTTTAAATATTACAAACCGTGCTTTGATTAATCAACGCCGTCGGGTTATTTTAAAAATTGATGCTCCGTTAGGGGAAGGACATTTAACAAAAATTACTAATGTTGTTGATTCCCATGGAGTTCAAATTCATAAAATTTCTGATTCACAATTAGAAAATAGTTTAGAAATTAATCGCGAAATTATTCGATTAGTAGTTGATATTAATATAAAAGCTGAATTAGCAAACATTGTTACTGACTTAGAGAATTTAGGATATACTGTTATGGAAAAAGAATTTATTAATTTAATTACTAAATAA
- a CDS encoding Rid family detoxifying hydrolase, translated as MKLIYTDQAPAAVGPYSQAVQLSNGFLYISGQLGFDPKTMVLGTDIQTQASQVLANINAILIAANYNKNNVVKTTILLKDINDFSVVNEVYETFFGLHKPARSTFAVKDLPKAGLVEIEIIAFK; from the coding sequence ATGAAATTAATTTATACGGATCAAGCACCCGCAGCAGTGGGTCCATATTCTCAAGCAGTACAACTTTCTAATGGTTTTTTATATATTTCGGGACAATTAGGTTTTGACCCCAAAACAATGGTGTTAGGAACTGATATTCAAACTCAGGCTAGCCAAGTTTTAGCAAATATTAATGCGATCTTAATCGCAGCAAACTATAATAAAAATAATGTTGTTAAAACAACAATTTTATTAAAAGATATTAATGATTTTTCTGTTGTTAATGAAGTTTATGAAACATTCTTTGGTTTACATAAACCAGCAAGAAGTACTTTTGCGGTGAAAGACTTACCAAAAGCTGGCCTTGTTGAAATCGAAATTATCGCTTTTAAATAA
- a CDS encoding sulfite exporter TauE/SafE family protein, with protein MENQAQLEKIIKNENDLFHHTENIYQWTGRQGELKTFYKQQISFLKQALKKNNLTKADFELKEKYIKEAYHEYCQKIQEYLNLNYSLAMWEYQETNKLKSDLDYWALHQEFKTKITSVLQDETETKQDKKQQLKKIKTEYNMMKRSLSGRTIAIIAVSLTLLLLLVSLLVNYLFYFKIANDGQEFTFTNKNHLTAFIFMCIGIVLILGFLGFIVCNTTKRIFLDKQENLFKTSTIGFFGSFTDTIGVGSFVVTVAALNATNSVPDVKKLPGTLNVGLTIPNLLAGTLFVSAIQVELVTLVTLVIAAMVGAFCAAKIINKVNKKFVALFVAVSLAAAGILMILGQVGLFNTVGTKGLSGWKLAVGIIAFFVIGGLQSFGVGLYAPALAIVSLLGMETIIAFPIMTCAAGFALPTTAWTFHRDNNYSPKVAYGLLLGGVAGTVTAFFVVFVGIQGGLGVKMNDFTYYLKWFAVGVMYYAAFMLFKKYLDLRKENINLNRTQTENYYQKYKEKFNEMLLEKMVSISWMHTDDMLKEQSKMRMYNVKLLVWT; from the coding sequence ATGGAAAATCAAGCTCAATTAGAAAAAATTATTAAAAATGAGAATGATTTATTTCATCACACAGAAAATATTTATCAATGAACTGGTCGGCAAGGGGAACTGAAAACGTTTTATAAGCAACAAATTTCGTTTTTAAAACAAGCGCTTAAAAAAAATAACCTTACCAAAGCTGATTTTGAATTAAAAGAAAAATATATTAAAGAAGCTTATCATGAATATTGCCAAAAGATTCAAGAATATTTAAATTTAAATTATTCATTGGCAATGTGAGAATATCAAGAAACAAACAAGTTAAAAAGTGATTTGGACTATTGAGCATTACACCAAGAATTTAAAACAAAAATCACTAGTGTTTTGCAAGATGAGACAGAAACTAAACAAGACAAAAAGCAACAATTAAAAAAGATTAAAACAGAATATAACATGATGAAACGAAGCTTAAGTGGCAGAACAATTGCGATAATTGCGGTTAGCTTAACATTATTGTTATTATTAGTTAGTTTATTAGTAAATTACTTATTTTATTTTAAAATTGCAAATGATGGACAGGAGTTCACTTTTACTAATAAAAACCATTTAACAGCCTTTATTTTTATGTGTATTGGAATTGTTTTAATTTTAGGATTTTTAGGATTTATTGTTTGCAATACAACAAAACGAATTTTCTTAGATAAACAAGAGAACCTTTTTAAAACTTCAACAATTGGTTTTTTTGGCAGTTTTACTGATACGATTGGTGTTGGTAGTTTTGTTGTAACAGTTGCTGCTTTAAATGCGACAAATAGTGTTCCCGATGTTAAGAAGTTACCAGGAACATTAAATGTTGGTTTAACAATTCCCAATTTATTAGCAGGAACATTGTTTGTTAGTGCTATTCAAGTTGAACTAGTAACCTTAGTGACTTTAGTAATCGCAGCAATGGTTGGTGCGTTTTGTGCCGCAAAGATTATTAATAAAGTTAATAAAAAATTTGTTGCTTTATTCGTAGCTGTTTCCTTAGCAGCGGCTGGAATTTTAATGATTTTGGGCCAAGTTGGCTTATTTAATACTGTTGGGACAAAAGGACTTAGCGGTTGAAAATTAGCCGTTGGTATTATTGCTTTTTTTGTCATTGGTGGATTACAAAGTTTTGGGGTTGGATTGTATGCCCCAGCTTTAGCGATTGTATCATTATTAGGAATGGAAACAATTATTGCTTTTCCAATTATGACTTGTGCAGCTGGGTTTGCATTACCAACAACGGCGTGAACATTTCATCGTGATAATAATTATAGTCCGAAAGTTGCTTATGGTCTTTTACTTGGTGGCGTTGCTGGAACTGTTACGGCTTTCTTCGTTGTTTTTGTCGGAATTCAAGGTGGATTAGGGGTTAAAATGAATGATTTTACCTATTACTTAAAATGATTCGCCGTTGGGGTTATGTACTATGCCGCATTTATGTTATTTAAGAAATACTTAGATTTACGGAAAGAAAATATTAATTTAAATAGGACCCAGACAGAAAATTATTATCAGAAATATAAAGAGAAGTTTAATGAAATGCTTCTTGAAAAAATGGTAAGTATTAGTTGAATGCACACTGATGATATGTTAAAAGAACAATCAAAAATGAGAATGTATAATGTTAAATTATTGGTGTGAACTTAA
- the oppB gene encoding oligopeptide ABC transporter permease OppB, producing the protein MKGINKRKNISETNILVAKEYDQKFSNVELDYQRVDKRTSWLAEMKYRTTMFNHHRREFFDRFPLLGYSLKRIFFAIITLLLAICVIFILLRLVTPDDIYISDIDINKLNILPGTPEYNNLLEQRMKIFGVYGSIWTQLGTYLYNIMPFIKKTIIVNSAFDPVTGQLVGEKITTFFYLGVVFSTAVAQPGELVSEIFARAIPYSFAFGSIAVLLAYLIGVPLGIISAKHKERSVDNTINAASIIFLAIPPVVLVVGVYLISINVFYAHGLFSSGTFDTKFWPVFAIFLMITPPIVLNTRRYVIDEMTADYTNFALSKGMTNRYIFYIHIFRNAGIRIFRLLPTAFVTTIFGASIFAEQNWSIPGMSKFIVSGVGNKDSFVVMGYILLTATSGIVTSLLADIIMAVLDPRVKLTK; encoded by the coding sequence ATGAAAGGGATTAACAAGAGGAAAAATATTTCCGAAACCAATATTTTAGTTGCAAAAGAGTATGACCAAAAATTTAGTAATGTTGAGTTAGATTATCAAAGGGTAGATAAACGAACGTCGTGACTTGCTGAGATGAAATATAGAACTACTATGTTTAATCATCATCGGCGTGAGTTTTTTGATCGTTTTCCATTATTAGGTTATTCGTTAAAAAGAATCTTTTTTGCCATCATTACATTATTATTAGCAATTTGTGTTATTTTTATTTTATTACGATTAGTAACACCAGATGATATTTATATTTCCGATATTGATATTAATAAATTAAATATTCTACCAGGAACGCCAGAATATAATAATTTATTAGAGCAAAGAATGAAAATCTTTGGTGTATATGGTTCAATTTGGACCCAACTAGGGACATATTTATATAATATTATGCCTTTTATTAAAAAAACAATTATTGTTAATAGTGCTTTTGACCCAGTAACTGGACAATTAGTTGGAGAAAAAATTACAACATTTTTTTACTTAGGGGTAGTTTTTTCAACTGCTGTTGCGCAACCAGGTGAACTAGTATCCGAAATTTTTGCTAGAGCAATTCCATATTCATTTGCTTTTGGTTCAATTGCCGTTTTATTAGCTTATTTAATTGGTGTTCCATTAGGAATTATTTCTGCTAAACATAAGGAACGCAGCGTTGATAATACCATTAATGCTGCTTCGATTATCTTTTTAGCAATTCCACCAGTTGTTTTGGTGGTGGGAGTTTATCTAATTTCAATTAATGTTTTCTATGCTCATGGATTATTTAGTTCAGGTACTTTTGATACTAAATTTTGACCAGTTTTTGCGATTTTTCTAATGATTACACCGCCAATTGTACTTAACACAAGACGGTATGTCATTGATGAAATGACCGCTGATTATACCAATTTTGCGTTATCAAAAGGGATGACTAATCGTTATATTTTTTATATTCATATTTTCCGTAATGCTGGAATTCGAATCTTTCGATTATTACCAACTGCTTTTGTAACAACTATTTTTGGAGCAAGTATTTTTGCAGAACAAAACTGATCAATTCCGGGAATGAGTAAATTCATTGTTTCTGGAGTCGGAAATAAAGACTCCTTTGTCGTCATGGGCTATATCTTATTAACAGCAACTTCTGGAATTGTTACTAGTTTATTAGCAGATATCATTATGGCGGTTTTAGATCCCCGTGTAAAATTAACAAAATAG
- the oppC gene encoding oligopeptide ABC transporter permease OppC: MMKRITDEELFDFQNYDVDNLDSSLFEIVGPQIEENERISTKSYSYWKVVGRILIAKKTFIICLLLLIAIVLLTAIVPIGKVANPLPADLPIPNYQQPLAPSVTYLFGLGMNGENYWDKIWIGMRTTLLFTLIIALIQILLGVIIGSIWGFYKKFDILFIEITRFLNLVPTLILWLIIIFALGKSMIIIIFAVSLTSWITLAEVIRVQIILVRNTEYNLASKMLGTSGPKIVAKNIMPRILPLIIQTASFAVPMAIAIDSTLNYFNFGFIQGRENTTLGFILNEVLASSKWQDFPHLLIIPVCFIAGTSVLFFLFGKVFADSLDPKNHYK; encoded by the coding sequence ATGATGAAAAGAATTACAGACGAAGAATTATTTGATTTTCAAAACTATGATGTGGATAATTTAGATTCAAGTTTATTTGAAATTGTCGGTCCTCAAATCGAAGAAAATGAACGAATTTCAACGAAGTCATATAGTTATTGAAAAGTCGTTGGAAGAATCTTAATTGCTAAAAAAACATTTATTATTTGTTTATTATTATTAATTGCTATTGTTTTATTAACTGCAATTGTCCCAATTGGCAAAGTTGCTAATCCGTTACCAGCGGATTTACCAATTCCAAATTATCAACAACCATTAGCACCAAGTGTGACTTATTTATTTGGTTTAGGAATGAATGGAGAAAATTATTGAGATAAAATCTGAATTGGAATGCGGACTACCTTATTATTTACTTTAATTATTGCCTTAATCCAAATTTTATTAGGAGTCATTATTGGTTCAATTTGAGGATTTTATAAAAAATTTGATATTTTATTTATTGAAATTACTAGATTTTTAAATTTAGTACCAACTTTAATTTTATGATTAATTATTATTTTTGCCTTAGGGAAATCAATGATTATAATTATCTTTGCTGTATCCTTGACGAGCTGGATTACTTTGGCCGAAGTTATTCGTGTTCAAATTATTCTAGTTCGTAATACAGAGTATAATCTTGCTTCAAAGATGTTAGGAACATCAGGACCGAAAATTGTTGCAAAAAATATTATGCCTCGTATTTTGCCATTAATTATTCAAACTGCATCATTTGCTGTGCCAATGGCAATTGCAATTGATTCAACTTTAAATTACTTTAATTTTGGCTTTATTCAAGGACGTGAAAATACAACATTAGGATTTATTTTAAACGAAGTATTAGCGTCAAGTAAATGACAAGATTTTCCTCATTTATTAATTATTCCAGTTTGTTTCATTGCTGGAACATCGGTTTTATTTTTCTTATTTGGGAAAGTATTTGCTGATTCACTAGATCCAAAAAACCATTATAAATAA
- the oppD gene encoding oligopeptide ABC transporter ATP-binding protein OppD → MKKEIVISIKKLVIKFKTRANVLTAIRNISFDIYDGETLAIVGESGSGKSVMTKTFTNMLENNGWISNGAIVYSPSTNILADELTYFKKPVHLVDFHKILLDSSLRKSIIKYNKKLIAKTEQKIKIINSLQLETVKTELTQLKTKEQELKKQINFTHSNRLNNKLVKISTQLKSMQKNQTMLLDSELKAKNIELLQSRITDYANEISKMKNLTWVEKHLLNKNMLFLKKYFEEQIVPTDEEFKNIRTYFSKTIFTDGVRYRINKMNLLMFSEQPLNVRDFNNLWEEWSLIKNFGFINKLKAAKQISKLRGQTIATIFQDPMTSLNPLLSVGFQISEVLRKHRKFSRSAAKKLAIELLEKVGISNAKKRYHDIPGMYSGGMRQRVVIAIALACQPKVLICDEPTTALDVTIQAQILDLIKELQKEYKFTIIFITHDLGVVANIADRVAVMYAGQIIEYGTVNEIFFDPKHPYTWALLSSLPQFGEKGEELYSIPGSPPSLYAKVYGDPFAPRNQYAMKIDYLLEPPMFKVTETHYAKTWLLDPRATKVEKPKQLRQLEKLKNDAKVGD, encoded by the coding sequence ATGAAAAAAGAAATTGTAATTTCAATTAAAAAATTAGTTATAAAGTTTAAAACTCGAGCGAATGTTTTAACAGCAATTCGTAACATTTCATTTGATATTTATGATGGTGAAACATTGGCAATTGTTGGAGAATCGGGAAGTGGAAAGTCAGTAATGACAAAAACTTTTACAAATATGTTAGAAAATAATGGCTGAATTAGTAATGGGGCAATTGTATATTCACCATCAACTAATATTTTAGCCGACGAGTTAACTTACTTTAAAAAACCAGTCCACTTAGTTGATTTTCATAAAATTTTATTGGATAGTAGCTTACGAAAAAGTATTATTAAATATAATAAAAAATTAATTGCAAAAACAGAACAAAAGATTAAAATAATCAATAGTTTACAATTAGAGACAGTTAAAACAGAACTTACACAGTTAAAAACAAAAGAACAAGAATTAAAAAAGCAAATTAATTTTACACATTCAAATCGTTTGAATAATAAATTAGTAAAAATTAGTACTCAATTAAAAAGTATGCAAAAGAATCAAACAATGTTATTGGATTCTGAACTTAAAGCGAAAAATATTGAATTGTTGCAAAGTCGAATTACTGATTATGCTAATGAAATTAGTAAGATGAAAAATTTAACATGAGTAGAAAAACATTTATTAAATAAAAATATGTTGTTTTTAAAAAAATATTTTGAAGAGCAAATAGTTCCAACCGATGAAGAATTTAAAAATATTAGAACTTATTTTAGTAAAACAATTTTTACTGATGGTGTTCGTTATCGAATTAATAAAATGAATCTTTTAATGTTTTCAGAACAACCATTAAATGTTCGTGATTTTAATAATTTGTGAGAAGAATGAAGTCTAATTAAAAATTTTGGATTTATTAACAAATTAAAAGCGGCAAAACAAATTAGTAAGTTACGAGGACAAACAATTGCAACAATTTTTCAAGATCCAATGACATCTTTGAATCCATTATTATCGGTTGGGTTTCAAATTTCAGAAGTATTACGAAAACATCGTAAGTTTTCTCGTTCAGCAGCAAAAAAACTTGCGATTGAATTATTAGAAAAAGTTGGAATTTCAAATGCAAAAAAACGTTACCATGATATTCCAGGAATGTATTCAGGGGGAATGCGTCAACGGGTTGTTATTGCGATTGCATTAGCTTGTCAACCAAAGGTTTTAATTTGTGATGAACCAACAACTGCTTTGGATGTAACAATTCAAGCTCAAATTTTAGATTTAATTAAAGAATTACAAAAAGAGTATAAATTTACAATTATTTTTATTACTCATGACTTAGGAGTTGTTGCGAATATCGCTGATCGGGTAGCTGTAATGTATGCCGGGCAAATTATTGAATATGGTACTGTTAATGAAATCTTTTTTGATCCAAAACATCCTTATACATGAGCTTTATTATCTTCATTACCACAATTTGGAGAAAAAGGTGAAGAACTTTATTCAATTCCTGGTTCACCACCGTCGCTATATGCTAAAGTTTATGGTGACCCCTTTGCACCACGAAATCAATATGCGATGAAAATTGATTATTTATTAGAACCACCAATGTTTAAAGTAACTGAAACCCATTATGCAAAAACATGATTATTAGATCCACGAGCAACAAAAGTGGAAAAACCAAAACAATTACGACAGTTGGAAAAACTTAAAAATGATGCAAAGGTAGGTGATTAA
- the oppF gene encoding oligopeptide ABC transporter ATP-binding protein OppF has product MNRNEQEQFIMVRDLLIQFRQKNKKVNAVKRANFDIYRGEVFSIVGESGSGKTTIGRAIAGVQAIKDGTVYMNRRVLRGKPPQLYKINLHINEQFRLLKSNNMLLNKNLSNYINNLKISYYRYFENKHYVVSTKELIPYEAKQHTITSDNVLSKVDLLNFNHSKNNFALVKEMYENNLILLKEILKNYQRILRFVTNLHEWIPTLSLELETEIKMRVQENIEIIEKCILLGHQIYKILLKLDQIRNELKDNFVLIQTKKYYDESFQELEKLLPVHNKLLDNVKNITKNQRKAFILFVPISKRMKYIFAYNKRYNVFKKDFEKEYLKQLKKLQLDSAANAQAINSLQEKYANSLVKTSISATACANLLTASDFKTTLVALSDDECSLALKDILTAIKDKDQLQVTLNDLSYLARHDVFRDQATIKLYYSWIKKEYKYSGAEIADSNRLLDLLDLPLIDEIVKESELFKLPTQRENREQKKKIQMIFQDPSSSLNDRISVAEIVGEGLNNFPELYKTDEARNLYLNYYNNNLGKNEKPLTLEAVNDKNVKNFLILNILKEVGLLPEHLSRYSHEFSGGQRQRIGIARALIMKPQFIIADEPISALDVSIRAQVLNLLKKFQQKYNLTYIFVAHDLSVVRFIADRIAVIYHGQLVELASAEELFANPLHPYTRALLSAIPLPNPNYEKEKVHFIYEPEKEHWDYLFDLPEFTEIKTGHYLFGNSREIAAAKNKIIVAKEKEA; this is encoded by the coding sequence ATGAACAGGAACGAACAAGAACAATTTATTATGGTTCGCGATTTGTTAATTCAATTTCGCCAAAAAAATAAAAAAGTAAATGCTGTTAAAAGAGCAAATTTTGATATTTATCGGGGGGAAGTTTTTAGTATTGTTGGAGAATCGGGAAGTGGTAAGACAACAATTGGTCGTGCCATTGCTGGGGTTCAGGCAATTAAAGATGGAACTGTTTATATGAATCGTCGAGTACTACGAGGAAAACCACCGCAATTATATAAAATTAATTTACATATTAATGAACAATTTCGTCTTTTAAAAAGTAATAATATGTTACTAAATAAAAACTTAAGTAATTATATTAATAATTTAAAAATTAGTTATTATCGCTATTTTGAAAATAAGCACTATGTGGTTAGTACAAAGGAATTAATTCCTTATGAAGCAAAGCAACATACAATTACTAGTGATAATGTTTTAAGTAAAGTTGATTTATTAAATTTTAATCATAGTAAAAATAATTTTGCTTTAGTAAAAGAAATGTATGAAAATAATTTAATTTTATTAAAAGAAATTTTAAAAAACTACCAACGAATTTTACGATTTGTTACTAATTTACACGAATGAATTCCAACTTTATCGTTAGAGTTAGAAACAGAAATTAAAATGCGAGTACAAGAAAATATTGAAATTATTGAAAAATGTATTTTATTAGGACATCAAATTTATAAAATTCTATTAAAATTAGATCAAATTCGAAATGAATTAAAAGATAACTTTGTTCTTATCCAAACAAAAAAATATTATGACGAATCTTTTCAAGAATTAGAAAAGTTGTTGCCAGTTCATAATAAGTTATTAGATAATGTTAAAAATATTACTAAAAATCAACGTAAAGCTTTTATTCTTTTTGTTCCAATATCAAAACGAATGAAATATATTTTTGCTTATAACAAACGTTATAATGTTTTTAAAAAAGATTTTGAAAAAGAATACTTGAAACAGTTAAAGAAGTTACAACTAGATTCAGCAGCAAATGCACAAGCAATTAATAGTTTACAAGAAAAATATGCTAATAGTTTGGTAAAAACATCTATTTCAGCAACTGCTTGTGCCAATTTATTAACAGCCTCTGATTTTAAAACAACATTAGTTGCACTATCTGATGATGAGTGTAGTTTGGCGTTAAAAGATATTTTGACAGCGATAAAAGATAAGGACCAATTACAAGTAACGTTAAATGATTTATCTTATTTAGCCAGACATGATGTTTTTCGTGATCAAGCAACAATTAAATTATATTATTCATGAATTAAAAAGGAATATAAATATTCAGGTGCTGAAATTGCTGATTCAAATCGATTGTTAGATTTATTAGATTTACCATTAATTGATGAAATTGTGAAGGAATCTGAACTTTTTAAATTACCAACACAACGTGAAAATCGTGAACAGAAGAAAAAAATTCAAATGATTTTTCAAGATCCATCCTCGTCATTAAACGATCGGATTTCTGTTGCTGAAATTGTTGGTGAAGGGTTAAATAATTTTCCTGAATTATATAAAACTGATGAAGCTCGAAATTTATATTTAAATTATTATAATAATAATTTAGGTAAAAACGAAAAACCATTAACATTAGAAGCGGTTAATGATAAGAATGTAAAAAATTTTCTAATTTTAAATATTTTAAAAGAAGTTGGTTTACTACCAGAACACTTATCACGTTATTCACATGAATTTTCTGGTGGACAACGCCAACGAATTGGGATTGCACGAGCTTTAATTATGAAACCACAATTTATTATTGCTGATGAACCAATCTCAGCGTTAGATGTTTCAATTCGTGCCCAAGTTTTAAATTTATTAAAAAAATTTCAACAAAAATATAATTTAACTTATATTTTTGTTGCTCATGATTTATCTGTTGTTCGCTTTATTGCTGATCGGATTGCGGTAATTTATCATGGTCAGTTAGTTGAATTAGCGTCGGCAGAAGAATTATTTGCAAATCCATTGCATCCTTACACTCGAGCATTATTATCAGCAATTCCATTACCTAATCCAAATTATGAAAAGGAGAAAGTTCATTTTATTTATGAACCAGAAAAAGAACATTGAGATTATTTGTTTGATTTACCCGAGTTTACTGAAATTAAAACAGGGCATTATTTATTTGGTAACTCTCGTGAAATTGCTGCGGCAAAAAATAAAATAATTGTCGCAAAAGAGAAGGAGGCATAA